GCCACCTACCGGTTCTTAGTCACACCATTTCGTCACAAAGTTTCCTGGGAATTTAGGAAAAGCGTAAACATTGGAGTGTCTGGCATCTGTCAAGATCTTGGCCCATCGAATATAAACAGTCACAGGAACGTCGGTCAGCACAGAACACACCGATCGCCCTTCATTGTAGTATCAACACTACAACCAGCTGAGGTGAGTATTCGAAAGACCAAGCGATATCGTAATTTGTTACTGATAAAGCTTTTGGAAGAAATTTTATTGGCATCTAAGATGGAAAGTTCCCGTTGTGAATTTTACTTGTTAAGTTTCACAAAATCCATATCATGTATATAAGTTATTTGTACTAAAGTCGGAAAGTGTAAAATGTTCATTATGGAATATTTCTAGAAAGAGTATTACCGAAACGAAGACATTTCTGAGGAATGGCCACTGCTGATAACGATACTTTTTTGCACATTTCTATTTAATAATCACTGTTCCCTTTCTCTTGCAGCCAAAATGAAATTCTTCATCGTCGCCTCATTCTGCATGGCAGTGGTTCTCAGCCAGGGTGTGATTCAGCCAAAGCCAAATGTTCGAAATCTTCCTGCTGAAGTCCGCAAAGGTTAGTATCAACCAGATCAATCTTGTGTTAAGCAAAACATTCTTTCTTTATAAGGAAAGATAATTATTAGTTAAGCAAAATCgttgattaattatttattcgATTTGTAAACTGCCGAGTCAtatcattcaagaaaaataaaaaaatacgatcCTCACTAAATAACttgatatttttctgaaatattcatgtttatttttatattctaacaGAGGCTCCTGATCAATGTTACGGATTCACTGCCAAAAAGGCGTTCCCAGTGGGCCAGTCTTGGTCCCTGGCTCCCTTCTGTGGCAAAGCCACCTGCATTCAACACGAAGGAAAATTCTTCGAAAAGGTGGAAGACTGTGGCTTTGAGCCCAAGCCATCTCCCGGTTGCAGAGTCAAGAACGAAGCCGACCAAGCTAAGCCATACCCAGCCTGCTGCCCCGTGTACGAGTGCCAGCCAGGTGCCACCCTCCAGTACCCAACTCCAGAAGAGCTGAAGGCTGCTGCAGAGCAGGCTGCCAAAGCTGCCCAAGGCGCACAAGGTtaattattcactcagaaaggttCCAGTCTATAACTGAAATGAATTAATGGCAGAGgatatttatttaatgtctttTCTCATCCTAATGTCAAGGACTATGCTTCTGCCATCAAGTTTAGAAATGAACAATAAATCAGTAAAGTGACtgcaagggaaaaaaaatgatcttacctgggaaagaaagaattatgcatttcattatattatatttttatacatattttgaaaataaataaaaaattgttacaGACTTTTGAGTTTTTTCTGATCCATTTAATAAACTGACAAACTATCAAGGACTATGAAAAAATAGTACTTCTATCGCCATATATAAGAAAACGTAATGCAtcgatacaaaacaaattaactatTAATTATATTCTAAGTCTCAAGACTCTTGACCTTTATATCAGCACTACGCCATTTCTTAGTACAGAAGCATCGCCACAGAAAAACGCAACAACTGTCACTCTCACGATTTTTCATTAACTGCCTAATCGTGGATGTGCTAATGGTCTGAGAATCTGCTGCACTGTGTCCCAAGGGGGAGAAGGTCGTAGTGGATTGTCGTGAACCCCTTGTGGAAGAAAATGGTCTCTAAGTGGCATATGAGTCTCTCTTTCTTGAGGCCAACAGCAACAATACACATCATTTTAAACGAGTACTGCTCCTGTGGTGGTAGAAGTGGTATGATCTGAATATTGCTGCCACAGGAAGTACCAAGTTTTTGGGGTATAAATATTTTGTACCTCGAGTCAGATGAGCTCCTGATAAATGCTTGTGGACTCCTTTGTATGAAGAAATGTCCCTTAAATGGTAAATATACCACTTTTCCTGAGGACCAGAGCAATCACCGGGAAACAAAATGATAGCATCCTCACTGTTCTGCATGGTGCGAAAGGCACCGAGCACGGACAGGAAGTATAAccaagaaggaggaaaagaagactAAGAAAGTGATCCACATACGGAATGAAAAAAGCTTTGGATCTCTCATCCCTCCCACATTTCTTGCAAACTTAGCATAACTGAGGCACATTTTCTAAGGGAACGAACTGGCAAAATGAGAAGTATAACAATTTTCTAAAAgactaataaaagataatttccttaagatctacagtatataccagtatatatgcacatattattGTATGAGTATATACACTCATATAAGTAATCGTTATACTCATGTTCAGTATTTACAACTCAAATAATCTGAGAGCTTTATAATCACTGCACTTAAACAATAGTCTTTAACatttatggaaaaacaaaagtgGTAATTTCACAACTTAATTGTTCTACACATAGGCGAAAATACACGGTAGTCTTTTTAGATGCAACATCAAGACAGGATATACTttgcaatgtttttctttaaGCAGCCGCCCTATTTTGTATGATTAAGGTCCGTAGACACGCACGCTTATACCCAGTCTTTTGTAAAAGCTTTGCAATAAAATcaaatgcaatattaaaaacttaaTGGTCAAAGGCATCAGTCCTATGAGCGCGTAATAGATAGTCATTAGTCTCAACACTGAGTCTGATAAAAACTATCGAGGACATCAGCTGTCAGGAATTCTCATTCATGCGCAAAGGCCTAACCTCGTTTTGACTGAATTATCTGAGTTTCCAAGTTATCGATATACTTCTTGTTGATCACATAGGGGTCAGTGCATACACCATAGGAAGAAACTAGGTTTTCCTAGAAGTTATTCTGCTTCTAATTACCTCATATCTATGGCTGTTGTTATTTCCCGATCGATTGTTATGTACGCAAGATCGTAAACAACATTCTTACTTAATTTATTTGATCATATTAAATCAGGCAGTTCTGTGTAATTAATCTGATAGGATCCTTAATAGAAATACTGCGTCATCTGGCAACTATCAATAAGCTTTTGCATCACTGGAACTGAACtcgctattttattatttttctgtaaaaaaaaattattgagacggttttgtctgtcagtccgcactttttctgtccgccctcagatcttaaaaactactgaggctttagggctgcaaattggtatgttgaccatccaccctccaatcatcaacatactaaattccagccctttagcctcagtagttgtttttttttattttatctaaggttaatgttagccatggatcgtgtgtCTGGTACAGCTAAACGTaagtgccagccgccgacgcatcttcattTGACCGCATTTGGTGAGCAACTGAGCCAAGTAATGAAATGGTCCAATTTCAtatctttcttgtgctttatatTCTACAAATCACTCATCTCCAGCATCGACTCCTAGGCTTGTCATCTAACAAGGTATGCGTCTTGCAACTCCTCAGGTTGGTACCCATAAGTAATACAAGTAATTTAAGTCGAATGTCTTGAAGCTAATGAACTGAATCACGTGACAAATATGAAGAAAGATTGATTTTCTACGAAAAATTTCCCGCAATGCAAGACAAATCAACTTTTCTCAGGCGATGCCAAGCAAGGGCTGGAGGTCTCCCCAAGCAGGCTCAGGTGAGGGAGCAACTAGACCCGTTTCGCAAGGACGCTATTTTTCGCCACCTACCGGTTCTTAGTCACATCATTTCGTCACAAAGTTTCCTGGGAATCTAGGAAAAGCGTAAACATTGGAGTGTCTGGCGAGATGCCAGACACTTGGCCCATCAGATATAAACAGTCACAGGAACGTCGGTCAGCACAGAACACACCGATCTCCCTTCATTGTAGTATCAACACTACAGTCAGCTGAGGTGAGTATTCGAAAGACCAAGCGATATCATAATTTGTTACTGATAAAGCTTTTGGAAGAAATTTTATTGGCATCTAAGATGAAAAGTTCTCGTTGTGAATTTTACTTGTTAAGTTTCA
This genomic stretch from Macrobrachium rosenbergii isolate ZJJX-2024 chromosome 6, ASM4041242v1, whole genome shotgun sequence harbors:
- the LOC136839335 gene encoding uncharacterized protein isoform X1, with product MKFFIVASFCMAVVLSQGVIQPKPNVRNLPAEVRKEAPDQCYGFTAKKAFPVGQSWSLAPFCGKATCIQHEGKFFEKVEDCGFEPKPSPGCRVKNEADQAKPYPACCPVYECQPGATLQYPTPEELKAAAEQAAKAAQGAQG
- the LOC136839335 gene encoding uncharacterized protein isoform X2, with the protein product MKFFIVASFCMAVVLSQGVIQPKPNVRNLPAEVRKEAPDQCYGFTAKKAFPVGQSWSLAPFCGKATCIQHEGKFFEKVEDCGFEPKPSPGCRVKNEADQAKPYPACCPVYECQPGATLQYPTPEELKAAAEQAAKAAQGAQG